The following proteins are co-located in the Ancylothrix sp. D3o genome:
- a CDS encoding late competence development ComFB family protein: MSIERIVEQALQDGYLTPAMEAEVGRICNTASELSIEEYMALDRLMGALLTGEVVVLPRKQFINVMEELVLSEAIARVAEIEATSDRTLDVGDIAAYALNRLPPLYATTEEGANFQRSRAKEQLQELIAQQVNEAISRNIDQPDFFPERQVLGKSSGNEVLSQVSQLLETYAQNFEPKPRR, from the coding sequence ATGAGTATTGAGAGAATTGTTGAACAAGCACTGCAAGATGGTTATCTGACTCCGGCAATGGAGGCGGAGGTTGGTCGCATTTGCAATACGGCGTCTGAGTTGTCCATTGAAGAGTATATGGCTCTTGACCGGCTCATGGGGGCGCTTTTGACGGGTGAGGTGGTGGTTTTACCTCGCAAGCAGTTTATTAATGTGATGGAAGAGTTGGTGCTTTCTGAGGCGATAGCGCGGGTGGCGGAAATTGAGGCGACGAGTGATCGAACGCTTGATGTGGGTGATATTGCGGCTTATGCGCTGAACCGGCTTCCTCCTCTCTACGCTACGACTGAGGAGGGGGCTAATTTTCAGCGTTCTAGGGCTAAAGAGCAGCTTCAGGAGTTGATTGCTCAGCAGGTGAATGAGGCGATTTCTCGTAATATCGATCAACCTGACTTTTTCCCAGAACGCCAAGTTTTGGGCAAGTCTTCGGGAAATGAGGTGCTTTCTCAGGTGAGTCAGTTACTCGAAACTTATGCTCAAAATTTTGAACCCAAACCTAGACGATAA
- a CDS encoding M23 family metallopeptidase, with protein MTEQTLSLKAGNCCHTDKLNQKGVLPTVGFLGGLVAFGSVWAMPVNALQVQIKPTNAQVGDTLSVMIQMDNASSEPPQVSLKGKSYPVYPVGQNRFRALLPSTPLDKPGSWQVQVSGDGEKRSLAVSMRGRNFPTQSIWLPPGQDGNVSDYEFDLVDAFKKLQTPQKFWNGPFLRPNAGEVTTIYGVRRYYNGEFAEDYFHRGVDYAGPSGSPVIAPAAGRVGLIGRESQGFKVHGNIIGIDHGQGVTSVFLHLSRIDVKEGDMVKAGQVIGTLGSTGASTGPHLHWGLYVHGLSVDPVPWRTQGFD; from the coding sequence ATGACTGAACAAACTCTATCTTTGAAGGCTGGCAATTGTTGTCACACAGACAAACTGAACCAAAAAGGTGTTTTGCCGACGGTTGGTTTTTTGGGGGGTTTGGTGGCTTTTGGGTCTGTTTGGGCGATGCCGGTGAATGCGCTACAGGTTCAGATCAAACCGACTAATGCTCAAGTTGGTGATACGCTGTCGGTAATGATTCAGATGGATAACGCTTCATCAGAGCCGCCGCAAGTTTCTCTCAAGGGGAAAAGTTACCCGGTTTATCCTGTTGGTCAAAATCGGTTTCGGGCTTTGCTTCCTTCTACTCCGCTTGATAAGCCTGGTTCTTGGCAAGTTCAGGTGTCGGGGGATGGTGAAAAGCGGTCTTTGGCTGTTTCGATGCGGGGACGGAATTTTCCTACGCAGTCGATCTGGTTACCACCGGGCCAAGATGGCAATGTGAGTGATTATGAGTTTGATTTGGTGGATGCGTTTAAGAAGTTGCAAACTCCGCAAAAGTTCTGGAATGGGCCGTTTTTGAGGCCAAATGCAGGGGAAGTAACGACAATTTACGGGGTGCGGCGTTACTATAATGGGGAGTTTGCAGAGGATTATTTTCATCGCGGGGTGGACTATGCCGGCCCTTCTGGGTCGCCGGTAATTGCGCCGGCTGCTGGGAGAGTGGGTTTAATTGGCCGCGAATCTCAAGGGTTTAAGGTTCATGGCAATATCATCGGGATTGATCATGGTCAAGGGGTGACGAGTGTTTTTTTACATTTAAGCCGCATTGATGTCAAAGAAGGTGATATGGTCAAGGCCGGCCAAGTGATCGGTACTTTGGGTTCGACGGGCGCTTCTACCGGCCCTCATTTACATTGGGGTTTATATGTTCACGGGTTGTCTGTTGATCCGGTTCCCTGGCGTACTCAGGGATTTGATTAA
- a CDS encoding cation:proton antiporter: MQEDFRLIVDLVTVLAAAAGGGILASLLKQPPILGYLVGGVLVGPTGLGLIKELIQVETLAQFGVAFLLFALGVEFSFAELKKVQGISLGGGGLQIALTIAVTTVVSLLMGAVQSPAQGVFLGAILSLSSTAVVLKCLMERNETSTPHGQVMLGILVVQDLALGLMLAVLPALDQPPEAIGIAIAYALLRISLFALGAVGAGIWVVPGLLRFLAKTESKELFLLGVVALCLGIALLTNKLGFSIEMGAFVAGLMISEVEYADQTLTYVEPIRDIFAALFFVSVGMLIDPLFLWKNIELILGLVALVFIGKFLIITPIVRAFRYSLKTAIIAGLGLAQIGEFSFVLASAGQAMGLVSRQVYLLILGTTAVTLVLTPLLLGIVPQLLELPWLKSYIDKADVKVEVSEDAPAQNHVVVVGYGRVGKNIVRLVQEHGLPVVVIDQSERRIQKVREAGIPYVYGNAASLHVLEAAGTDKARGMAIALPDPMSSRLCLKRALELAPELDVVVRAQQNKEIELLYQLGAKEVVQPEFEASLELSAHLLAGMGLPIAAIQREVAEIRNSHYLDFRPEKPAKQVSRELQVAALDLNSKWYPLPAASPLVGMTLEETDLRRLSGVSLMAIRRSSGEEIDYPDLHTRLQVDDRLLVVGEPEEIAAFDQLAKGEVAVPKESTSCQWLMVPSDSLVVGKTLSEVDMGRQFGVQVHAIRREGKFIRFPHGDLSFQPGDRILLCGGYHGLNLVGELIQPASNLLRMPLPTIKASVSDTLKEYLPVDQVLRGD, translated from the coding sequence GTGCAAGAAGACTTTCGCCTCATCGTTGATTTAGTAACCGTCCTCGCCGCTGCTGCCGGTGGCGGGATATTAGCCTCCCTGTTAAAACAACCCCCCATCCTGGGTTACTTAGTCGGCGGCGTACTCGTTGGGCCAACCGGCCTAGGTTTAATCAAAGAACTGATCCAAGTAGAAACCCTGGCCCAATTTGGCGTAGCCTTTTTACTCTTTGCCCTCGGCGTCGAATTTTCCTTTGCCGAACTCAAAAAAGTCCAAGGCATCAGCTTAGGCGGCGGCGGCCTCCAAATTGCCCTCACCATCGCCGTCACCACCGTTGTATCTCTCCTCATGGGTGCCGTCCAATCCCCCGCCCAAGGCGTATTTTTAGGGGCAATCCTGTCGCTTTCATCGACCGCTGTTGTCCTCAAATGCCTGATGGAACGAAACGAAACCTCCACACCTCACGGACAAGTCATGCTGGGGATTTTGGTGGTGCAAGATTTAGCTTTGGGCCTAATGTTGGCCGTCTTACCGGCCCTCGACCAACCCCCAGAAGCAATTGGCATCGCAATTGCCTATGCCCTATTGCGAATTAGTTTATTTGCCCTCGGTGCCGTTGGTGCCGGCATCTGGGTTGTGCCTGGTTTGCTACGATTCCTCGCCAAAACCGAAAGCAAAGAGTTATTTTTGCTTGGCGTTGTTGCCTTATGTTTGGGCATTGCCTTACTCACAAATAAACTTGGTTTTTCAATTGAAATGGGCGCTTTTGTGGCCGGTTTAATGATTTCCGAAGTCGAGTATGCTGACCAAACTTTAACTTATGTAGAACCAATCCGCGATATCTTTGCCGCCCTCTTTTTCGTCTCGGTAGGAATGTTAATTGATCCCTTATTCCTCTGGAAAAATATCGAGTTAATTTTGGGATTAGTTGCCCTAGTTTTCATTGGCAAGTTTTTAATTATCACCCCCATTGTCCGGGCCTTTCGTTACTCCTTAAAAACCGCCATTATTGCTGGTTTAGGTTTAGCGCAAATTGGGGAATTTTCCTTTGTTTTGGCATCCGCCGGCCAAGCGATGGGATTGGTTTCTCGGCAAGTTTACCTCTTGATTTTAGGCACAACAGCCGTAACATTAGTATTAACACCTTTGTTGCTGGGAATCGTACCCCAATTACTAGAATTACCTTGGCTGAAATCTTATATTGACAAAGCCGATGTCAAAGTAGAAGTTTCCGAAGATGCACCGGCCCAAAATCATGTAGTAGTCGTTGGTTATGGAAGAGTTGGCAAAAATATCGTCCGCCTAGTACAAGAACACGGTTTGCCGGTAGTCGTAATTGACCAGTCAGAAAGAAGAATTCAAAAAGTCCGCGAAGCCGGCATTCCTTATGTCTATGGAAATGCCGCATCTCTTCATGTTTTAGAAGCCGCCGGCACCGATAAAGCGCGGGGAATGGCAATAGCATTACCCGATCCCATGAGTAGCCGGTTGTGTCTCAAACGCGCCTTAGAATTAGCCCCAGAATTAGATGTAGTGGTGAGAGCACAACAAAATAAAGAAATTGAGTTACTTTACCAACTTGGAGCAAAAGAAGTAGTACAACCAGAATTTGAGGCAAGTTTGGAACTTTCCGCTCATTTGCTGGCGGGTATGGGCCTACCAATAGCTGCCATTCAGCGAGAAGTCGCCGAAATTCGTAACAGTCATTATCTGGATTTTCGACCCGAAAAACCGGCAAAACAAGTTTCAAGAGAGTTGCAAGTTGCGGCTTTGGATCTCAATAGCAAATGGTATCCTTTGCCGGCTGCTTCTCCTTTAGTAGGGATGACTTTAGAAGAAACCGATTTACGCCGGCTTTCTGGAGTTAGTTTAATGGCAATTCGTCGTTCGTCTGGCGAGGAAATTGATTATCCCGACTTACACACTAGGTTACAAGTAGATGACCGGCTTTTAGTTGTAGGCGAACCAGAGGAAATTGCTGCTTTTGACCAATTGGCTAAAGGCGAAGTAGCAGTACCAAAAGAAAGTACATCTTGTCAGTGGTTAATGGTGCCTTCCGACAGTCTGGTGGTAGGGAAAACCCTCTCTGAGGTCGATATGGGCCGGCAATTTGGGGTACAAGTCCACGCCATTCGTCGAGAAGGCAAGTTTATTCGCTTTCCACACGGTGATCTGAGTTTTCAACCCGGCGACAGAATTCTGCTTTGTGGTGGGTATCACGGTCTGAATTTGGTGGGGGAATTAATCCAGCCGGCCTCTAATTTGCTAAGGATGCCTTTACCGACTATTAAGGCATCGGTTAGCGACACCTTGAAAGAGTATTTGCCGGTGGATCAGGTATTGCGAGGCGATTAA
- a CDS encoding RNA-binding protein hfq, with amino-acid sequence MATFNTNLPSVRIVQNFIKDKQVMEIKLITGDVITGEARWQDDDCIAVVESNNQQIILWRNAIAYLKAKS; translated from the coding sequence ATGGCTACCTTTAACACCAACCTGCCCAGCGTTCGCATTGTTCAGAACTTTATTAAAGACAAACAGGTGATGGAAATCAAACTTATCACCGGCGATGTGATCACAGGCGAAGCAAGATGGCAAGACGATGATTGTATAGCAGTTGTCGAGAGCAACAACCAGCAAATCATACTCTGGCGCAATGCCATCGCCTATCTCAAAGCCAAAAGTTAA
- the dapF gene encoding diaminopimelate epimerase, with the protein MGIDFTKYHGLGNDFILIDNRASSSPLLSPHQAVELCDRHFGIGADGVIFALPGSANTDYTMRIFNSDGSEPEMCGNGIRCLAKFLADLEGVNGEKEYRIDTGAGVIMPQLRSDGQVTVDMGEPRLLAEEIPTTLRGAGEKVIQETLEVAGQNWEVTCVSMGNPHCVTFVEDVATIDLEKIGPVFEHHGVFPKRTNTEFIQVVARDSVKMRVWERGAGVTLACGTGACASLVAAVLTGRCDRSATVELPGGCLQIEWRATNNRIYMTGPAIRVFSGCF; encoded by the coding sequence ATGGGTATAGATTTTACAAAGTATCACGGTTTGGGGAATGACTTTATTTTGATTGATAATCGGGCTTCTTCCTCTCCTCTGCTGAGCCCTCATCAGGCTGTGGAATTATGCGACCGGCATTTTGGTATTGGCGCCGATGGGGTGATTTTTGCTCTGCCTGGAAGTGCCAACACTGATTATACAATGCGGATTTTTAACTCGGATGGCTCTGAGCCTGAAATGTGCGGCAATGGTATCCGCTGTTTGGCGAAGTTTCTGGCTGACTTGGAAGGGGTAAATGGCGAAAAAGAATACCGTATTGATACGGGTGCCGGCGTAATTATGCCGCAGTTACGCTCGGATGGTCAAGTGACGGTGGATATGGGGGAACCGCGTTTGCTTGCTGAAGAAATACCGACGACTTTGCGGGGTGCCGGTGAAAAGGTAATTCAGGAAACGCTGGAAGTGGCTGGACAAAATTGGGAGGTTACTTGTGTAAGTATGGGTAATCCTCACTGTGTTACTTTTGTCGAGGATGTCGCCACAATTGATTTAGAAAAAATTGGGCCTGTGTTTGAACATCATGGCGTTTTTCCCAAGCGTACAAATACTGAATTTATACAGGTTGTAGCGCGAGATTCCGTGAAAATGCGGGTGTGGGAACGGGGGGCCGGTGTTACGCTTGCCTGTGGGACGGGTGCTTGTGCTTCTTTGGTTGCAGCGGTTTTGACCGGCCGGTGCGACCGCAGTGCTACGGTAGAACTCCCCGGCGGTTGTCTGCAAATTGAATGGAGGGCAACCAATAACCGGATCTACATGACAGGGCCGGCAATTCGGGTGTTTAGTGGTTGTTTTTAA
- a CDS encoding DUF1565 domain-containing protein produces MQFYQQTTNFNPPWRQVVTLPSYSSHQNLRLALAVSSPKTLILGVCLAVSAGLISYSPAANALQFPTNPSLLAQASNQNVLYVNSNSGDDSGGNGSQSAPFKTITRALGLAAPNSVIVLAPGTYSAQTGETFPIIMKPGVILQGDPASKGRNIQIIGGGGYVSPTVGSQSITILGADEAGLTGLTISNPTGRGYAVWVESTSPVIADNTFTGSTHDGVSVNGNSSPVIRNNQFRQNGANGVTVFGTSSPEISDNIFENTGYGVNIGGNSVPTLTGNRIFRNRSGVIVQNRARPVLRNNYIEGNIQDGIVALGQSQPNLGTATEAGGNVLRNNGQLDINAQKASEMIPAFGNQIMGNRTAGRIDLSGRVSVSPPPVATRPALPLPSAPPANSNNNFPPSRPALPGPRPYEPVSAQTAVDIPVPPPATAAVPQNAAISRPSTLPGFEAPPGGGAGSGGVLPVPSASIPLGSGGAFTPSPAAAGSGSLRYRVIVDVTSDREQGRVRALFPEAFRTFLNGRVVMQAGVFSSRNNAQELIQRLESNGFKARMEELP; encoded by the coding sequence GTGCAATTTTATCAACAAACAACAAATTTTAACCCACCTTGGAGGCAAGTCGTGACGTTACCTTCTTATTCCAGTCACCAAAATCTGAGGCTCGCCCTAGCGGTGTCTTCTCCCAAAACGTTGATTTTAGGAGTCTGCCTAGCAGTGAGCGCCGGCCTGATTAGCTACAGCCCAGCGGCAAACGCCCTACAGTTTCCCACAAACCCCTCCCTCCTCGCCCAAGCATCTAACCAAAACGTCTTGTACGTCAACTCCAACAGCGGCGATGATAGCGGCGGAAACGGCAGCCAAAGCGCCCCTTTTAAAACAATTACCCGTGCCTTGGGCCTGGCGGCACCCAACAGCGTCATCGTTTTAGCCCCTGGCACCTATAGCGCCCAAACCGGCGAAACTTTTCCGATTATTATGAAACCTGGAGTGATACTCCAAGGAGATCCAGCCTCCAAAGGACGCAACATCCAAATTATCGGCGGCGGTGGCTACGTTAGCCCGACCGTTGGCAGCCAAAGCATCACTATTTTAGGAGCAGACGAAGCCGGTCTTACCGGCCTGACGATCAGCAACCCGACCGGGCGCGGCTATGCTGTCTGGGTTGAGTCTACCAGCCCCGTCATCGCCGACAATACTTTCACCGGCAGCACCCACGACGGGGTTTCTGTTAACGGTAATAGCTCGCCGGTGATCCGCAACAACCAATTTCGTCAAAACGGTGCGAACGGAGTTACGGTTTTTGGGACTTCCAGCCCAGAAATCAGCGACAATATTTTTGAAAATACCGGCTATGGCGTCAACATCGGTGGTAACAGTGTCCCGACTCTCACCGGCAATCGTATTTTCCGCAACCGTTCGGGGGTGATTGTCCAAAACAGGGCAAGGCCGGTACTGCGAAATAATTATATTGAAGGCAATATTCAAGATGGAATTGTTGCTCTCGGTCAGTCGCAACCAAACTTAGGCACGGCCACCGAAGCGGGGGGTAACGTGCTTCGCAACAATGGTCAGTTAGATATCAACGCCCAAAAAGCCAGCGAAATGATTCCTGCTTTCGGCAATCAAATTATGGGCAACCGCACTGCCGGTCGTATTGATTTATCGGGTAGAGTCAGTGTTAGCCCGCCCCCTGTTGCGACTCGGCCCGCTCTTCCTCTGCCTTCTGCACCACCGGCCAATTCTAATAATAATTTCCCGCCCAGCCGGCCTGCACTTCCTGGCCCTCGTCCCTACGAGCCGGTGTCTGCTCAAACTGCCGTTGATATTCCAGTTCCCCCGCCTGCAACTGCGGCAGTGCCCCAAAATGCTGCTATTTCTCGGCCTTCCACTCTGCCTGGTTTTGAAGCGCCTCCGGGGGGTGGGGCCGGTTCTGGTGGGGTTTTGCCGGTGCCGAGTGCTAGTATTCCCTTGGGTAGTGGTGGCGCTTTTACGCCGTCTCCGGCGGCGGCGGGGAGCGGTTCCTTGCGCTATCGGGTGATTGTGGATGTCACTAGCGACCGTGAACAAGGTCGCGTCCGAGCGCTGTTTCCCGAAGCTTTCCGCACTTTTTTAAATGGTCGAGTTGTTATGCAGGCGGGTGTTTTTAGTTCCCGCAACAATGCCCAAGAGTTAATTCAAAGGCTGGAAAGCAACGGTTTTAAGGCTCGCATGGAAGAGTTGCCCTAA
- a CDS encoding thiamine phosphate synthase, whose protein sequence is MQGFSLSVAQNAVFRILDANLDRAREGLRILEEWCRFGLNNSSFAAECKEMRQELAKWHSPELRAARDTLGDVGTALSHPQEERRASITDLLQANFSRVEEALRVLEEYGKLYHPQMGSIFKQMRYRVYNLESSLMAYPRHQLLQRSGLYLVTSAAEHLFTIVEAALQGGLTLVQYRDKESEDCERLRNAKILCNLCHRYGALFIINDRVDLALAVDADGVHLGQQDVPIAMARQMLGPARVIGRSTTNAEELQKALDEGADYVGVGPVFETPTKQGKAAAGFEYVSYAAQNCPIPWFAIGGIDMTNLNDVLGAGAQRVAVVRAIMQAEQPTLVTQYFISQLNRFQTMRYLKSSESVINP, encoded by the coding sequence ATGCAAGGTTTTAGTCTCTCTGTTGCTCAAAATGCCGTTTTTCGGATTTTAGATGCCAATCTTGACCGCGCTAGGGAAGGTTTACGAATTCTTGAGGAGTGGTGCCGGTTTGGTCTTAATAATAGTTCTTTTGCGGCTGAGTGTAAGGAAATGCGGCAAGAGTTAGCCAAGTGGCACTCCCCAGAGTTGCGTGCGGCGCGCGATACTTTGGGCGATGTTGGTACTGCCCTTTCTCACCCCCAAGAAGAGCGCCGCGCCAGTATTACGGATCTTTTGCAGGCGAATTTTAGCCGCGTGGAGGAGGCTCTGCGGGTGCTTGAAGAATATGGCAAGCTTTATCATCCTCAGATGGGTTCGATTTTTAAGCAGATGCGTTATCGGGTTTATAACCTCGAAAGTAGTTTGATGGCTTATCCTCGTCATCAGCTTTTGCAGCGCTCTGGTTTATATTTGGTGACTTCGGCGGCAGAGCATTTATTTACCATTGTTGAGGCGGCTCTTCAAGGAGGCTTGACTTTAGTACAATATCGTGATAAGGAATCCGAGGACTGCGAGCGTCTGCGGAATGCCAAAATCTTGTGCAATTTGTGTCACCGTTATGGGGCGCTGTTTATTATCAATGACCGCGTAGATTTGGCCCTGGCAGTAGATGCTGATGGGGTACATTTGGGTCAGCAAGATGTGCCTATTGCGATGGCTCGTCAAATGCTTGGCCCTGCTCGTGTGATTGGTCGTTCGACAACGAATGCAGAGGAGTTGCAAAAGGCGCTTGACGAAGGGGCTGATTATGTTGGCGTGGGGCCGGTTTTTGAGACTCCCACAAAGCAAGGCAAGGCGGCTGCGGGTTTTGAATATGTTAGTTATGCCGCCCAAAATTGTCCGATTCCCTGGTTTGCGATTGGGGGAATTGATATGACAAATTTAAATGATGTTTTGGGGGCCGGCGCCCAGCGAGTGGCTGTGGTACGGGCAATTATGCAGGCAGAACAGCCTACGCTTGTGACTCAGTATTTTATTTCCCAGCTTAATCGATTTCAAACAATGCGATATTTGAAAAGTTCGGAGTCGGTCATTAATCCTTAA
- the thiS gene encoding sulfur carrier protein ThiS gives MAEIKLQVNGEEKNCEANTTLPVFLEKLGLNPRLVAVEYNGEILHRQFWQETVIKQGDRLEIVTIVGGG, from the coding sequence ATGGCAGAAATTAAGTTACAGGTTAATGGTGAAGAAAAAAACTGTGAAGCAAATACAACGCTGCCGGTTTTTTTGGAAAAATTGGGTTTAAATCCTCGTTTGGTGGCCGTTGAATATAATGGCGAAATTTTACACCGGCAGTTTTGGCAAGAAACTGTGATCAAACAAGGCGACCGATTAGAAATTGTTACCATTGTTGGCGGCGGTTAG
- a CDS encoding aminopeptidase P family protein codes for MDFGVNVSPALRERRLKLAALVNFPVILWSGRSCSRNYPANVYRFRASSHFLYFAGLPLENAAIRLDAGKLELFIDEATPESALWHGEMPKRQELAELIGADAVFDLAELPAKAAGAATIFVQNLTVQKQQIEVLNRPIFPAKSPQGIDLELIKAIVSLRLCHDDLAISELRKAAKVTTQAHKAGMQATLAAKFEAQVRAAMEAVIMSENMTTSYNSIVSVHGEVLHNESYHNQINSGDLLLADVGAETSLGWAGDVTRTWPVSGRFSSTQKDIYEVVLAAHDACIEKMRPGVEYMDIHLLACRVIAEGLVSCGILKGKAEDLVVMDAHALFFPHGIGHLIGLDVHDMEDLGDLAGYEEGRTRSERFGLGYLRLNRCLKAGMLTSIEPGFYQVPALLNDPEKRAKYAEIVNWDKLSLFADVRGIRIEDDVLVTETGTEVFTADLPAGVAEIEALVGGE; via the coding sequence ATGGATTTTGGGGTAAATGTTTCACCGGCTTTGCGGGAACGTCGTTTAAAATTAGCAGCGTTAGTTAATTTTCCGGTAATTTTGTGGTCGGGGCGTAGTTGTTCACGGAATTATCCGGCTAATGTTTATCGTTTTCGGGCTAGTAGTCATTTTCTTTATTTTGCCGGTTTGCCTTTAGAAAATGCGGCGATTCGTTTGGATGCCGGCAAGTTAGAGTTATTTATTGATGAAGCAACCCCAGAAAGTGCTCTTTGGCATGGGGAAATGCCAAAACGTCAAGAGTTGGCTGAGTTAATTGGGGCTGATGCTGTTTTTGATTTGGCAGAATTACCGGCAAAAGCTGCCGGTGCGGCTACAATTTTTGTACAAAATTTAACAGTTCAAAAGCAACAAATTGAAGTTTTAAACCGGCCTATTTTTCCGGCTAAATCTCCACAAGGAATTGATTTAGAATTAATCAAAGCAATTGTTTCTCTGCGTTTATGCCATGATGATTTGGCAATTTCTGAATTACGCAAGGCGGCAAAAGTAACAACCCAAGCCCATAAAGCGGGAATGCAAGCAACTTTGGCAGCAAAATTCGAGGCTCAGGTTCGGGCTGCTATGGAAGCGGTGATTATGTCTGAAAATATGACGACTTCTTATAATAGTATTGTCTCTGTACATGGGGAAGTTCTGCACAATGAGTCTTATCATAATCAAATAAATTCCGGTGATTTATTATTAGCTGATGTGGGTGCAGAAACTTCTCTGGGTTGGGCGGGGGATGTGACTCGCACTTGGCCGGTTTCTGGCCGGTTTTCTAGTACGCAAAAAGATATTTATGAGGTAGTTTTGGCGGCGCATGATGCTTGTATTGAAAAGATGCGTCCGGGTGTGGAATATATGGATATTCATTTATTGGCTTGTCGGGTAATTGCGGAAGGTTTGGTATCTTGTGGAATTTTAAAAGGAAAGGCCGAAGATTTAGTAGTAATGGATGCTCATGCTTTGTTTTTCCCGCACGGAATTGGGCATTTAATCGGTTTGGATGTGCATGATATGGAAGATTTGGGAGATTTGGCCGGTTATGAGGAAGGACGCACCCGGAGTGAGCGTTTTGGCTTGGGTTACTTGCGGTTAAATCGGTGTTTAAAAGCGGGGATGCTGACATCTATTGAGCCTGGATTTTATCAGGTACCGGCACTTTTAAATGACCCCGAAAAACGGGCAAAATATGCGGAAATTGTGAATTGGGACAAGTTATCTTTGTTTGCGGATGTGCGGGGAATTCGGATTGAAGATGATGTTTTGGTAACGGAAACAGGTACAGAAGTTTTTACTGCTGATTTGCCTGCTGGGGTGGCGGAAATTGAGGCTTTGGTTGGGGGTGAATAA
- a CDS encoding DUF4332 domain-containing protein, which produces MATNQKTYRKSIQNCDWPLDQLPGLSEQDRKQLSTAGITNTGQLLKKADTANQRQALANYLQIQIQYVNKWVALADLARLPAVGCDYCGLLLHAGVGSVSQLSQMPTHRLYQQVLRLQVATMQRRDLCPSVEIVQQWIQQAQTLETKHI; this is translated from the coding sequence ATGGCAACCAATCAAAAAACCTATCGAAAGAGTATCCAAAATTGTGACTGGCCCCTCGACCAGCTACCTGGATTAAGCGAACAAGATCGAAAACAACTGAGCACAGCCGGCATTACAAATACCGGCCAACTCCTTAAAAAAGCCGACACAGCAAACCAGCGACAAGCCTTAGCAAATTACTTGCAAATCCAGATTCAATATGTTAACAAATGGGTAGCTTTAGCAGATTTAGCCCGCTTACCAGCAGTAGGATGCGACTATTGTGGGCTATTGCTTCATGCAGGAGTCGGTTCTGTTAGCCAACTTTCCCAAATGCCAACCCACCGACTATACCAGCAAGTTTTGCGCCTACAAGTAGCAACAATGCAACGGCGAGATTTATGTCCGTCCGTTGAAATAGTGCAGCAGTGGATACAACAAGCACAAACGCTAGAAACAAAGCACATATAG
- a CDS encoding TetR/AcrR family transcriptional regulator, translating to MRIFNRPPQSEAQTRTRILQAAQRLFAHKGYDGTTTRDLANAAGVAEGTLFRHFATKKAILVEVATQGWVELLTDLLTELSEMGSYKAVAQVMRRRMLRLHENADMMRVCFLEAQFHPDLREQIQQEVIAKMTDVAEAFFQTAMDRGVYRQMNPRIVAQVFLGMFAVAGFSQDTMLEGGGSPQAMLEMAEGLADIFLNGVLNPDAK from the coding sequence ATGCGAATATTTAACCGGCCTCCCCAATCTGAAGCTCAAACACGGACTCGGATTTTGCAGGCGGCACAGCGTTTGTTTGCTCATAAAGGCTACGATGGCACCACCACCCGCGACTTAGCGAATGCTGCCGGTGTTGCCGAAGGGACTTTGTTTCGTCATTTTGCCACCAAAAAAGCAATTTTAGTGGAAGTCGCAACGCAAGGATGGGTCGAATTGCTAACCGACCTGCTGACCGAGTTGAGCGAAATGGGCAGTTATAAAGCAGTGGCCCAAGTAATGCGCCGGCGAATGTTACGACTACACGAAAATGCAGACATGATGCGTGTCTGTTTTTTAGAAGCTCAGTTTCATCCCGATCTGCGCGAACAAATTCAGCAGGAGGTTATCGCCAAAATGACGGATGTTGCTGAGGCTTTTTTTCAAACGGCAATGGATCGCGGCGTCTATCGCCAGATGAACCCCCGGATCGTCGCTCAAGTATTTTTGGGGATGTTTGCGGTGGCTGGGTTTAGTCAAGATACCATGCTTGAGGGTGGCGGTTCTCCCCAAGCGATGCTGGAAATGGCCGAGGGTTTGGCAGATATTTTTCTCAATGGGGTTTTGAATCCAGACGCAAAATGA